In Bradyrhizobium lablabi, one DNA window encodes the following:
- a CDS encoding ABC transporter permease, with protein MTVARLLLATVVGLILLFLALPIVVVMVVSFSSATYLTFPPSAFGMRWYTAYFTSDDWLRPTWLSLWVAACVVVLATFLGTLAAIGIGRLPRALRVLASALIVSPLIVPVIVAAIGIYYAFARYGLVGTPVGLILAHTCLAVPFVFISVSASLAGIDPRLEQAALSLGATPSGTFFQITLPLIRPGVLAGALFSFVTSFDELIVALFMSGSGAVTLPRRMWDDVLYQIEPTIAAVSTLTIVVTVVLMGCAHLLRKRAPT; from the coding sequence ATGACGGTCGCCCGCCTGCTGCTCGCGACAGTGGTCGGGTTGATCCTTCTGTTCCTCGCCTTGCCCATCGTCGTCGTGATGGTGGTCTCGTTCTCTTCGGCGACCTACCTCACCTTTCCGCCGTCAGCCTTCGGTATGCGTTGGTACACTGCTTATTTCACCAGCGACGATTGGCTGCGCCCCACCTGGCTCAGTCTCTGGGTCGCGGCGTGCGTGGTCGTGCTTGCGACGTTCCTCGGCACGCTGGCGGCCATTGGCATCGGCCGCCTGCCCAGAGCGCTGCGCGTGCTGGCCTCTGCTCTCATCGTGTCGCCTTTGATCGTGCCGGTGATCGTCGCGGCGATCGGCATCTACTACGCCTTCGCCCGCTACGGCCTGGTCGGCACGCCGGTTGGCCTGATCCTCGCCCACACTTGCCTTGCGGTGCCCTTCGTGTTCATCAGCGTGAGCGCCAGCCTGGCGGGCATCGACCCCCGCCTGGAGCAGGCCGCCCTTAGCCTCGGCGCCACACCCAGCGGCACTTTTTTCCAGATCACATTGCCGCTTATTCGACCGGGCGTTCTGGCGGGCGCCCTGTTCTCCTTCGTCACGTCGTTCGATGAACTGATCGTTGCGCTGTTCATGTCCGGCTCGGGCGCAGTCACACTGCCGCGCCGCATGTGGGACGATGTGCTCTATCAGATCGAGCCAACCATCGCCGCGGTCTCGACCCTAACCATCGTGGTGACGGTTGTGTTGATGGGCTGCGCCCATCTCCTGCGAAAGCGAGCGCCCACCTGA
- a CDS encoding DUF1330 domain-containing protein codes for MKTAWATASALLAGIAIGAFGVHTVDAQKRPPAYVVADNEVNDQDNYMKVVAPVAEKTTAEAGGRFLARGKPVSLSGEPPRGRLVIVQFENMDQLQKWWNNPEWQAAHKKGEQYAKFRDMAIEGVSP; via the coding sequence ATGAAAACAGCGTGGGCAACAGCATCGGCATTGCTGGCCGGCATTGCCATCGGAGCATTCGGCGTTCACACGGTTGATGCACAGAAGAGGCCGCCGGCGTATGTCGTCGCCGATAATGAGGTCAACGATCAAGACAACTACATGAAAGTGGTCGCGCCCGTCGCCGAGAAGACTACCGCAGAGGCTGGCGGACGCTTCCTCGCGCGTGGCAAGCCCGTTTCGCTCTCCGGTGAACCGCCGAGGGGACGCCTGGTCATCGTTCAGTTCGAGAACATGGACCAGCTGCAGAAATGGTGGAATAACCCTGAGTGGCAGGCGGCTCACAAGAAGGGTGAGCAGTACGCCAAGTTTCGCGACATGGCTATCGAGGGCGTGAGTCCGTAA
- a CDS encoding ABC transporter ATP-binding protein — translation MNAAGRGASVSLNDLEKSYDRAAAVAGVSLDIDSGEFLTLLGPSGSGKTTTLMMIAGFETPTRGDIAIDGKSVVAMPPYRRNIGMVFQNYALFPHLTAADNIGFPLKQRGVGQAERAKLVSEALELVHLPGYDERYPRQLSGGQQQRVAFARAIVFKPRLLLMDEPLGALDKQLRENLQLEMRRLHADLGITFIYVTHDQEEALIMSDRIAVMNEGLIAQVGRPEDLYDRPSSRFVAAFLGESNFLPAIVRGIEHDVVVVECEGAIIRALSPSPPATGEKVTLTTRPERIRFADGAWSSTALQNRLSVTVTEALFAGERCRYMLQASDGTAMVLKEPSSAAIRRRAVGERAEIAWSVADTILV, via the coding sequence ATGAACGCAGCTGGCCGCGGCGCGTCGGTATCGCTCAACGACCTGGAAAAGAGCTACGATCGCGCGGCCGCGGTGGCCGGGGTTTCGCTCGACATCGATTCGGGCGAATTCCTGACGCTGCTTGGACCGAGCGGGTCGGGCAAGACGACGACCTTGATGATGATCGCGGGCTTCGAGACGCCGACCCGCGGCGACATCGCCATCGACGGGAAGTCGGTCGTCGCGATGCCGCCGTATCGCCGCAACATCGGCATGGTATTCCAGAACTACGCTCTGTTTCCTCATCTCACCGCGGCTGACAATATCGGATTCCCGCTGAAACAGCGGGGCGTCGGCCAGGCAGAGCGGGCAAAGCTAGTCAGCGAGGCGCTTGAGCTGGTGCACTTGCCAGGCTATGATGAGCGCTATCCGCGCCAACTTTCCGGTGGCCAGCAACAGCGTGTCGCATTTGCACGCGCTATCGTGTTCAAGCCGCGCCTCCTCCTGATGGACGAGCCTCTAGGGGCGCTCGACAAGCAGCTCCGCGAGAACCTACAGCTTGAGATGCGCCGCCTTCATGCCGATCTCGGCATCACATTCATCTACGTGACGCACGACCAGGAAGAAGCCCTCATCATGTCCGACCGCATCGCCGTCATGAACGAGGGGTTGATTGCTCAGGTCGGGCGGCCCGAAGATCTCTACGACCGACCGAGCAGCCGCTTCGTTGCCGCCTTCCTTGGCGAGTCGAATTTCCTGCCGGCCATAGTGCGCGGCATCGAACACGATGTCGTTGTGGTGGAGTGCGAAGGCGCGATCATCCGCGCCCTGTCTCCCAGTCCGCCCGCCACGGGCGAGAAGGTCACGCTCACGACGCGTCCGGAGCGTATCCGCTTCGCCGACGGCGCCTGGAGTTCGACTGCGCTGCAGAACCGCCTCAGCGTCACCGTGACCGAGGCGCTCTTTGCGGGCGAACGCTGCCGCTACATGCTTCAGGCGAGCGACGGTACCGCCATGGTGCTGAAGGAGCCGTCGAGTGCGGCGATCCGCCGTCGCGCGGTCGGCGAGCGGGCAGAGATCGCGTGGTCGGTCGCGGATACGATCCTTGTCTGA
- the dinB gene encoding DNA polymerase IV: MATTATILHADLDAFYASVEQLLDPSLRGRPIAVGGGVVLAASYEARAFGVRGGMPGRQACELCPQLTFVSGHFKEYQRLGDAAIKVIGDFTPLVERISIDEAFADVAGCTHLFGPPAEIARAIRQRVRAELGLPISVGVARTKHLAKIASQVAKPDGLVVVDPDTELKFLHHLPVELMWGVGPATRARLAEIGVLTIGQLAKTPGCSLKQVLGSAAGAKLAALAWNRDPREIKTHRRARSAGAQSALGRKPAEERVFRPTLLHLADRIGSRLRAKSRPGRTVTVRVRFANLNSVTRSATLDAPISATVILAELAEELVRALLADHPHEKTISLLAISVSHLEEHWDVELELPLGLTDEARRPGTKKGMARWAADHAVDRIRDRFGWDAIGYGSVALGTSPSVPDEFRKLAEKDL, translated from the coding sequence ATGGCAACGACAGCCACCATCCTCCATGCGGACCTGGATGCCTTCTATGCCTCCGTAGAGCAGCTGCTTGACCCTTCGTTGCGTGGCAGACCCATTGCCGTCGGTGGTGGGGTTGTGCTTGCTGCTTCTTACGAAGCCAGGGCCTTCGGGGTTCGCGGCGGCATGCCGGGACGGCAAGCGTGCGAACTCTGTCCGCAACTCACCTTTGTCAGCGGGCATTTCAAGGAATACCAACGGCTGGGCGACGCCGCCATCAAAGTGATCGGCGATTTCACACCCCTCGTCGAGCGGATTTCCATCGACGAGGCCTTTGCCGACGTCGCGGGCTGCACCCATCTCTTCGGTCCGCCTGCCGAAATTGCAAGGGCAATCCGCCAACGAGTGCGGGCGGAGCTTGGCCTTCCGATCTCAGTCGGTGTAGCGCGCACCAAGCATCTGGCAAAAATTGCTTCGCAAGTGGCCAAGCCCGACGGGCTCGTGGTTGTCGATCCCGACACTGAGCTGAAATTCCTTCACCACCTGCCCGTCGAACTGATGTGGGGAGTGGGTCCGGCCACAAGGGCACGGCTGGCCGAGATCGGCGTGCTAACTATCGGGCAGCTGGCAAAGACACCGGGATGCTCGCTCAAGCAGGTGCTTGGTTCCGCGGCAGGGGCGAAACTCGCTGCGCTGGCGTGGAATCGTGATCCACGAGAAATCAAGACTCACCGCCGGGCTCGATCGGCAGGAGCGCAGTCGGCGCTTGGCAGGAAACCTGCCGAAGAGCGAGTTTTTCGACCCACCCTGCTTCACCTTGCAGACCGAATCGGCAGCCGGCTCCGGGCCAAGTCCAGGCCTGGGCGAACCGTGACGGTCCGCGTTCGCTTCGCCAACCTGAACTCAGTCACCCGCTCGGCAACGCTTGATGCACCAATCTCAGCGACCGTGATCCTTGCCGAGCTCGCCGAGGAGCTGGTGCGCGCACTCCTCGCGGATCACCCTCACGAGAAAACCATCTCGCTCCTGGCGATTTCTGTGTCGCATCTCGAGGAGCACTGGGATGTGGAGTTGGAACTCCCGCTTGGGCTTACAGATGAAGCACGCCGCCCCGGCACCAAAAAAGGCATGGCACGTTGGGCGGCCGACCATGCCGTCGATAGGATCCGCGATCGCTTCGGATGGGATGCTATCGGATATGGATCGGTGGCGCTGGGCACCTCTCCTTCCGTTCCCGACGAGTTTCGCAAACTCGCCGAAAAGGACCTGTGA
- a CDS encoding recombinase family protein has product MQVIDDQSDRSVQHEERTKNDDDSISLRAAQYVRMSTDRQIYSTENQAATIAAFAARRNLTIVRTYVDNARSGLRINNRKGLQDLISDVRDRRADFSFILVYDVTRWGRFQDIDESAYYEFICKQAGIRVLYCAEQFENDDSFVSAIMKNLKRVAAGDFSRELSEKVFAGSCRMVRLGFKQGGSPGYGLQRVLVDQSGSMKCLLVPGERKALQTDRVILRPGRTEEVETVRRVFRSFVLERKSELAIARELNEERILNEFGRPWRMLAVRRLLTCEKYIGSYVYNRKSGKLKGRRLSNPPDIWVRCDNAFEGIIDPAIFRTAGTIVSQRPRRTIRAWRSNQEVLTRLRLLLEQKGRLTHKIINEADGMPCGATYSERFGGLKQAYQLVGYHQGRFKQAEARRETAATVAKLGADLVAGVQGAGVSAAFDQGSSVLTIKDTIKAAIFVARCQRMATGLLRWDIKRPVNRGSHLIIAARMDEANKDALDYFLIPKGKMPGGKISFREKHRPKLNPYRLSTLDALVDAIQRFAVSRGGPLGVRRRSNS; this is encoded by the coding sequence ATGCAGGTGATCGATGACCAGAGTGACCGTTCGGTGCAACACGAAGAGCGCACAAAGAACGATGACGACTCGATCAGCCTGCGGGCTGCGCAGTACGTGCGCATGTCCACAGATCGACAGATATATTCGACCGAAAACCAGGCAGCGACCATCGCTGCATTTGCCGCTCGCCGCAATCTGACGATCGTCCGAACCTATGTCGACAACGCTCGCAGTGGGCTACGCATCAACAATCGTAAGGGCCTCCAAGACCTGATAAGCGACGTTCGCGACCGCAGAGCGGACTTTAGTTTCATTCTCGTCTATGACGTCACCCGCTGGGGTCGTTTCCAGGATATCGACGAGAGCGCGTATTACGAGTTTATTTGCAAGCAAGCTGGAATCAGAGTTCTTTATTGCGCCGAGCAGTTCGAAAACGACGACAGCTTCGTATCCGCAATAATGAAGAACCTCAAACGAGTAGCGGCCGGCGACTTTAGTCGAGAGCTCTCCGAGAAGGTATTCGCTGGCAGTTGCCGCATGGTCCGATTAGGGTTCAAGCAAGGAGGATCACCCGGTTACGGCCTGCAAAGAGTATTGGTTGACCAGTCTGGATCAATGAAATGCCTGCTCGTGCCCGGCGAACGAAAAGCCCTGCAAACGGACCGTGTCATTCTCCGGCCGGGACGGACGGAAGAAGTTGAGACGGTCCGGCGCGTTTTCCGTTCTTTTGTCCTCGAGCGAAAATCAGAATTGGCGATAGCTCGCGAACTCAATGAAGAGCGCATCCTTAATGAGTTCGGTCGGCCGTGGCGAATGCTGGCGGTGCGTCGGTTGCTTACCTGCGAGAAATATATCGGCAGTTACGTCTACAATCGCAAATCGGGCAAGCTAAAGGGCCGGAGGTTATCAAACCCGCCTGATATATGGGTGCGCTGTGACAATGCATTCGAGGGTATAATCGACCCGGCCATTTTCAGGACGGCAGGAACGATCGTTAGCCAGCGTCCCCGCAGGACCATCCGGGCGTGGCGGTCCAACCAGGAGGTGCTGACCCGGCTTCGCCTTCTGCTCGAGCAAAAAGGACGCCTCACCCACAAGATCATCAACGAAGCCGACGGCATGCCATGCGGTGCGACGTATAGTGAACGGTTTGGCGGCCTTAAGCAGGCCTACCAGCTGGTCGGATACCATCAGGGCCGGTTCAAGCAAGCCGAAGCCAGACGTGAAACAGCTGCGACGGTCGCTAAGCTGGGTGCGGATCTGGTTGCCGGGGTTCAAGGCGCGGGCGTATCTGCCGCTTTTGATCAGGGAAGCAGTGTGCTGACGATCAAGGACACGATCAAAGCCGCTATCTTTGTCGCCCGTTGTCAGCGGATGGCTACCGGATTGCTCCGTTGGGATATCAAGCGGCCGGTTAATCGGGGTTCGCACCTGATAATCGCGGCAAGAATGGATGAGGCAAACAAGGATGCTCTTGACTATTTCCTGATTCCAAAGGGCAAGATGCCCGGCGGCAAGATAAGCTTCAGGGAGAAACACCGGCCGAAGCTTAATCCCTACCGCCTCTCCACTCTCGATGCCCTGGTCGATGCAATACAGCGGTTCGCCGTTAGCCGGGGAGGTCCGTTGGGGGTCCGGCGGCGGTCTAACTCATGA
- a CDS encoding adenylate/guanylate cyclase domain-containing protein, whose amino-acid sequence MNAPPSIDPVTAHSDSDVVHWLINDTRDERFIDNIFAELCVRLQRAGIPVKRASLHVLINHPQWLGARIMWADGLREAEIARVDYDVRERSEYIDSPANEIHDGATEVRENLERDPSLGRKHAIYDEMRAKGLTDYVAWPLYHTLGKRHIVTFATDRPGGFDDAHIAGLLKLLPVLALVSEIRIKNRLARTLLETYVGSHAGELILAGATRRGSGTTVRAAIMICDLRDFTRISDNWPRDDVIDLLNGYFDAMSEPIARHGGEILKFIGDGLLAIFPLSQPSACANLLHAVAEARQAMVALNEKNSETGRAPLNYGIGVHVGDVMYGNIGSRTRLDFTVIGPAVNMASRLETLTKQLGRTVLLSRAFADFVESDFDLERVGEYPVRGFNDPIELFAYHG is encoded by the coding sequence ATGAACGCGCCGCCAAGCATCGATCCGGTCACCGCGCATTCTGACAGCGACGTTGTGCACTGGCTGATAAACGACACGCGCGATGAGCGCTTCATTGACAATATTTTCGCAGAACTGTGTGTCCGACTCCAGCGAGCGGGCATTCCCGTCAAGCGGGCGTCGCTTCATGTTCTGATCAACCATCCGCAATGGCTTGGCGCCCGGATTATGTGGGCCGACGGGTTGCGCGAAGCCGAGATTGCGAGAGTCGACTACGATGTCAGGGAGCGATCCGAATACATCGATAGTCCCGCCAACGAAATCCATGACGGTGCCACCGAGGTGCGCGAGAATCTCGAACGCGATCCCTCGCTGGGCCGCAAGCACGCCATCTATGACGAGATGCGGGCGAAAGGCCTGACCGACTATGTGGCGTGGCCGCTGTACCATACGCTCGGCAAGCGGCATATCGTGACCTTTGCAACCGACCGGCCCGGAGGTTTCGACGACGCGCATATCGCCGGCCTGTTGAAACTGTTGCCGGTTCTCGCGCTGGTCAGCGAAATCCGTATCAAGAACCGGCTGGCGCGAACACTGCTCGAAACCTATGTCGGGTCGCATGCCGGCGAACTCATTCTGGCCGGCGCCACCAGGCGCGGAAGCGGGACGACGGTACGCGCCGCCATCATGATCTGCGATCTGCGTGATTTCACCCGGATCTCCGACAACTGGCCGCGCGATGACGTGATTGATCTTCTAAACGGCTATTTCGACGCGATGTCGGAGCCGATTGCGCGACATGGCGGGGAAATACTGAAATTCATCGGCGACGGTCTGCTCGCCATTTTTCCGCTCAGCCAGCCGTCGGCCTGCGCAAATCTACTGCATGCCGTGGCCGAAGCCCGTCAGGCCATGGTTGCCCTGAACGAAAAGAACAGCGAAACCGGTCGTGCGCCGCTGAATTACGGCATCGGCGTCCACGTCGGAGACGTCATGTACGGCAATATCGGGTCGCGCACTCGGCTCGACTTCACCGTCATCGGTCCGGCCGTCAACATGGCTTCGCGTCTCGAAACCCTCACCAAACAATTGGGGAGAACGGTGCTGCTGTCCCGCGCGTTCGCCGACTTCGTCGAAAGCGATTTCGATCTTGAACGCGTCGGCGAATATCCGGTGCGCGGCTTCAACGACCCAATCGAGCTGTTTGCGTATCACGGCTGA
- a CDS encoding Bug family tripartite tricarboxylate transporter substrate binding protein, with product MKLAANLFAALLVLLAAQPASAQSSYPNRPVKILVGFTPGTAPDLAARILADRFSEVWGTPFVVENIPGAGSNIATERVAKAAADGYTLLMGGNPALVINPSLYETLPFDPLKDFEPISQVFIAANVLAVPPDLPVKTVAELVALAKAEPGKLSYGHAGVGTSQHLGAELFKYMAHVDIAPVPYRGTTALMPDLLANRINMSFANIVNVVPLAREGKLRALAITSIKRSALAPDLPTMAESGFPGFEAVPWFGLLAPTGTPKDVLDKLHGETVKALAMPEVRKKFDELGLEPVGNTPAEFTAIIKKETPEWAKVIKDAGIKLGN from the coding sequence ATGAAGCTCGCCGCGAACCTGTTCGCCGCCCTGCTTGTGCTGCTCGCGGCGCAGCCGGCATCGGCGCAATCCAGTTATCCGAACCGGCCGGTGAAAATCTTGGTCGGCTTCACACCCGGCACGGCTCCCGACCTTGCGGCGCGCATTCTTGCGGACCGGTTTTCGGAAGTCTGGGGTACGCCGTTCGTGGTCGAGAATATTCCCGGCGCCGGCAGCAACATCGCCACCGAACGCGTCGCCAAGGCGGCCGCGGACGGCTACACGTTGCTAATGGGCGGCAACCCGGCGCTGGTCATCAATCCGAGCTTGTATGAAACACTGCCATTCGACCCGCTAAAGGACTTCGAACCGATCTCGCAGGTATTCATCGCGGCGAACGTGCTCGCCGTTCCGCCCGATCTGCCGGTCAAGACCGTGGCCGAACTGGTGGCGCTCGCCAAAGCGGAGCCCGGCAAGCTTTCCTATGGCCATGCCGGCGTGGGCACGTCGCAGCATCTGGGCGCCGAATTGTTCAAATACATGGCGCATGTCGATATTGCACCAGTGCCCTATCGCGGCACCACGGCGTTAATGCCGGACCTGCTCGCCAACCGAATCAACATGTCGTTCGCCAATATTGTGAACGTGGTGCCGCTCGCGCGCGAAGGGAAATTGCGCGCGCTGGCCATCACCTCGATCAAGCGCTCGGCCCTGGCGCCCGACCTGCCGACCATGGCGGAATCCGGATTCCCTGGCTTCGAGGCCGTGCCGTGGTTCGGCCTGCTCGCGCCGACCGGCACGCCGAAGGATGTTCTGGATAAATTGCACGGCGAAACCGTCAAGGCCCTGGCGATGCCGGAGGTGCGCAAGAAGTTCGACGAACTTGGCCTCGAGCCGGTCGGCAACACGCCGGCTGAGTTTACCGCGATCATCAAGAAAGAAACGCCCGAGTGGGCAAAAGTCATCAAGGATGCCGGCATCAAGCTCGGCAACTAG
- a CDS encoding ABC transporter permease has translation MVEVRSIGPAATRQVGVRRSWQPSVPLLLAVPLLLFMLAFYVVPVLSMLMRSVNDPAWTLSHYASLTGDTVFLKVLSNTLYTSLIVTLGALVLGYPVALSLVRAPRFAPVILILILLPFWTSVLVRSYAWMVLMGRHGLINEALLAVNMIDRPLRILNTPLATRIAMIHILLPYMVLPIANALRQIDPSLARASSGLGATPGATFRQITLPLSMPGVAAGVLLVFVLALGFYITPAMLGGPREITLSMLIAQQVDQLNWAYAATLSAVLLATTLAIIAAIYRLPGVGNALRMSAR, from the coding sequence ATGGTCGAAGTCCGATCAATCGGACCGGCCGCCACGCGGCAAGTCGGCGTGCGGCGGTCGTGGCAGCCGTCCGTGCCACTGCTGCTTGCGGTACCGCTTCTGCTCTTCATGTTGGCGTTCTACGTAGTGCCGGTGCTGTCGATGTTGATGCGCAGCGTCAACGATCCGGCCTGGACGCTGTCGCATTATGCATCCCTGACAGGCGACACAGTCTTCCTGAAGGTCCTCTCGAACACGCTCTACACCTCGTTGATCGTCACCCTGGGGGCCCTGGTACTGGGTTATCCCGTAGCCCTCTCGCTGGTGCGCGCGCCGCGTTTCGCGCCGGTGATCCTGATCCTGATCCTGCTGCCGTTCTGGACCAGCGTGCTGGTCCGCAGCTACGCCTGGATGGTGCTGATGGGCCGGCATGGCCTCATCAATGAGGCGCTGCTCGCGGTGAACATGATCGACCGGCCGTTGCGCATCCTAAACACGCCGCTGGCGACGCGGATCGCGATGATTCACATCCTACTGCCTTACATGGTTCTGCCGATCGCCAATGCGCTTCGGCAGATCGATCCGTCGTTGGCGCGTGCGTCATCCGGGCTTGGCGCCACGCCGGGGGCGACCTTTCGACAGATAACCCTGCCGCTCTCCATGCCGGGCGTCGCTGCCGGAGTGCTGCTAGTATTCGTGCTGGCCCTCGGCTTCTACATCACGCCGGCCATGCTCGGCGGCCCGCGCGAGATCACGCTGTCGATGCTGATCGCCCAACAGGTCGATCAGCTCAACTGGGCATATGCTGCTACCCTGTCGGCGGTGCTGCTCGCGACAACGCTCGCCATCATCGCGGCCATCTATCGCCTGCCTGGCGTCGGCAACGCGCTCCGAATGAGTGCACGATGA